TGAAATTGGATTCTTACCCTACGcatggcttcctcctcctcctgacgCTTTTCATAGTGTGCAAAGTCATCAAAGATTGAGGTGGTATGCTTGAAAGTAGCAATTATTTTAAGCACTTGCTTAGCTTTTTCTAGGGGTACCTCTTGAGTGTCCCTCGAATTGGTAACCGGTTTGTTGTCATTGTTTTCCAAACGAATGTGCCGCAGCTGGTTATTGGGAACGTCTTTGACAAAGATCCACTTAACATCAAACTTCCCCTTCCACTTATCCTGAGACCAGACTCCAGCATATGCATTGTAGTCCACAACAGACTTCATCTCAGCCACTCCACAAAAATGTCCACTGCCATTCACACTGAAGAGTAAATAGAGTGGACCTTTTCCATTCAGGGAACGGTAAGCAGCATCCAAACGTTTATTACCATGTTCAGTACTACACCAGATAGAGTATTTAATGGAGCGGTGTATATCGTCCTCCGAATAGCTTTTGATTATAAACACACGTCCATTCTTCAGATTCCAATCAAAGTCTTTGGGATTATAGTTGTTTATGGCCTTTAGTTTCTCCAGTACTGGGTGCACCTCTACACCAGGTGAAGAGCTGACAGGTACAACACCTAAGCCAAAGTTTTCGCTGCCAGCTCCTCCATTGTTCTGGCTGAAGCCCACGCCCCTGTTACGAGGAGCTACCCAGCGGTTttgcagctgctgttgctgctgcaacTGGTGAGGCTGGGCCTGCTGCTGAGGTCCTTGTTGCTGCTGCGGTTGTGGTGGCTGAGACTGCTGTTGAGGCAATTGGCTTTGCACCAATGGTGGTGGTTGAATTAATGGCTGAGGCTGCTGTATTATAGTCTGAGGAGGCAGTATTGGCTGGGAAGGGGGTGCTTTTACCACCGACCCTTTGTCATCCCAAGTTCCAATGTTCATGTTGTGTTTTATAGGAGGTGGTGGTACAGCAGGGCCCCCAATTCCCACATTACCCTTAGGCTTGAGTTTCGGCTGaggtttagcaggcttcctagcAATGGCAGCCCATGAGGTTGGTTTAGGTGCTGAACTGCTAACTGGGGGCACACTATTTGCTGCAATGCTGGTCATACCTGTACTGCTCAGAGCTGAACCTACAGTTTTTGTCACAGCAGCTGTCATATCCCCACCAATTTTCAGTCCCGCCATGCCTTGCTCAATGCTGCTAATCCCAGGCACCTTGCTCAGAGTATCACTGCCAAATCCAGCCTGTCCATCTGCTATGGCTCTACCAAGAGAGCTAGGTGGATAGCCATAGCTGCTGCTATAAGCAGAGCTTTGTGTTGATTGTCCCTGAGATCCACTTGTCCCCCATGTAGAGAAATCTGCATtcccaggaaaaaaattaaatccatgCTGACCAAGGAATGGAGGGGTATTTCCTAAAGCCCCAGGTTGACTAAACACACCATCAGGTATATAGTGATGTTCACCATTGCTCATCTGTCCATAGGTTGTCAAGTATGGCATTGGAGGGTCACCTGCAGTGGACCATGCTGCTTCACTTAGAGAATATGGAAATCCAATGGATGGAGCATAATAACTAGGCATGTATGGGTCTGACATTGGTGGATAGCTGTTACTCTgcaagaaaataaagtaaaatcaGCAGTGGAACTTTCCATCATCAACATAATTCAAGAGAAAATGGCAGGCATCAGACAACAAATGTTGATGCTGTTTACAGCATTCCCTTTTACTTTTCCTTTAAGGCTACAGAAAtctcaaaacacatttttatctgAGAATATCGAAGCCCTTGAGCTCCAAATGTATCAAGTCTCTTTTTTCAAAGTTGATTTTAGTGTAAATCCACCTTTTCCTCTAGTAAAAAATTgcatacagtaaaacctcagagttatgaacacctctcagaaatggaggttgttcataactctgaacaaaacatcatAGTTGTTCTTACAaacgtttacaactgaacattgacttaatatagctttgaagctttaatatacagaagaaaaatgctgcttttaatcttaatttaaatgaaaaaagcagTTTCC
The window above is part of the Chelonia mydas isolate rCheMyd1 chromosome 2, rCheMyd1.pri.v2, whole genome shotgun sequence genome. Proteins encoded here:
- the YTHDF3 gene encoding YTH domain-containing family protein 3 isoform X6, translating into MSATSVDQRPKGQGNKVSVQNGSIHQKDAVNDDDFEPYLSSQTNQSNSYPPMSDPYMPSYYAPSIGFPYSLSEAAWSTAGDPPMPYLTTYGQMSNGEHHYIPDGVFSQPGALGNTPPFLGQHGFNFFPGNADFSTWGTSGSQGQSTQSSAYSSSYGYPPSSLGRAIADGQAGFGSDTLSKVPGISSIEQGMAGLKIGGDMTAAVTKTVGSALSSTGMTSIAANSVPPVSSSAPKPTSWAAIARKPAKPQPKLKPKGNVGIGGPAVPPPPIKHNMNIGTWDDKGSVVKAPPSQPILPPQTIIQQPQPLIQPPPLVQSQLPQQQSQPPQPQQQQGPQQQAQPHQLQQQQQLQNRWVAPRNRGVGFSQNNGGAGSENFGLGVVPVSSSPGVEVHPVLEKLKAINNYNPKDFDWNLKNGRVFIIKSYSEDDIHRSIKYSIWCSTEHGNKRLDAAYRSLNGKGPLYLLFSVNGSGHFCGVAEMKSVVDYNAYAGVWSQDKWKGKFDVKWIFVKDVPNNQLRHIRLENNDNKPVTNSRDTQEVPLEKAKQVLKIIATFKHTTSIFDDFAHYEKRQEEEEAMRRPGLPFWRRSNS
- the YTHDF3 gene encoding YTH domain-containing family protein 3 isoform X4 translates to MSATSVDQRPKGQGNKGKMVCSDTVLHCEIMPISVQNGSIHQKDAVNDDDFEPYLSSQTNQSNSYPPMSDPYMPSYYAPSIGFPYSLSEAAWSTAGDPPMPYLTTYGQMSNGEHHYIPDGVFSQPGALGNTPPFLGQHGFNFFPGNADFSTWGTSGSQGQSTQSSAYSSSYGYPPSSLGRAIADGQAGFGSDTLSKVPGISSIEQGMAGLKIGGDMTAAVTKTVGSALSSTGMTSIAANSVPPVSSSAPKPTSWAAIARKPAKPQPKLKPKGNVGIGGPAVPPPPIKHNMNIGTWDDKGSVVKAPPSQPILPPQTIIQQPQPLIQPPPLVQSQLPQQQSQPPQPQQQQGPQQQAQPHQLQQQQQLQNRWVAPRNRGVGFSQNNGGAGSENFGLGVVPVSSSPGVEVHPVLEKLKAINNYNPKDFDWNLKNGRVFIIKSYSEDDIHRSIKYSIWCSTEHGNKRLDAAYRSLNGKGPLYLLFSVNGSGHFCGVAEMKSVVDYNAYAGVWSQDKWKGKFDVKWIFVKDVPNNQLRHIRLENNDNKPVTNSRDTQEVPLEKAKQVLKIIATFKHTTSIFDDFAHYEKRQEEEEAMRRPGLPFWRRSNS
- the YTHDF3 gene encoding YTH domain-containing family protein 3 isoform X5, which gives rise to MSATSVDQRPKGQGNKGKMVCSDTVLHCEIMPISVQNGSIHQKDAVNDDDFEPYLSSQTNQSNSYPPMSDPYMPSYYAPSIGFPYSLSEAAWSTAGDPPMPYLTTYGQMSNGEHHYIPDGVFSQPGALGNTPPFLGQHGFNFFPGNADFSTWGTSGSQGQSTQSSAYSSSYGYPPSSLGRAIADGQAGFGSDTLSKVPGISSIEQGMAGLKIGGDMTAAVTKTVGSALSSTGMTSIAANSVPPVSSSAPKPTSWAAIARKPAKPQPKLKPKGNVGIGGPAVPPPPIKHNMNIGTWDDKGSVVKAPPSQPILPPQTIIQQPQPLIQPPPLVQSQLPQQQSQPPQPQQQQGPQQQAQPHQLQQQQQLQNRWVAPRNRGVGFSQNNGGAGSENFGLGVVPVSSSPGVEVHPVLEKLKAINNYNPKDFDWNLKNGRVFIIKSYSEDDIHRSIKYSIWCSTEHGNKRLDAAYRSLNGKGPLYLLFSVNGSGHFCGVAEMKSVVDYNAYAGVWSQDKWKGKFDVKWIFVKDVPNNQLRHIRLENNDNKPVTNSRDTQEVPLEKAKQVLKIIATFKHTTSIFDDFAHYEKRQEEEEAMRRERNRNKQ
- the YTHDF3 gene encoding YTH domain-containing family protein 3 isoform X7; this translates as MSATSVDQRPKGQGNKVSVQNGSIHQKDAVNDDDFEPYLSSQTNQSNSYPPMSDPYMPSYYAPSIGFPYSLSEAAWSTAGDPPMPYLTTYGQMSNGEHHYIPDGVFSQPGALGNTPPFLGQHGFNFFPGNADFSTWGTSGSQGQSTQSSAYSSSYGYPPSSLGRAIADGQAGFGSDTLSKVPGISSIEQGMAGLKIGGDMTAAVTKTVGSALSSTGMTSIAANSVPPVSSSAPKPTSWAAIARKPAKPQPKLKPKGNVGIGGPAVPPPPIKHNMNIGTWDDKGSVVKAPPSQPILPPQTIIQQPQPLIQPPPLVQSQLPQQQSQPPQPQQQQGPQQQAQPHQLQQQQQLQNRWVAPRNRGVGFSQNNGGAGSENFGLGVVPVSSSPGVEVHPVLEKLKAINNYNPKDFDWNLKNGRVFIIKSYSEDDIHRSIKYSIWCSTEHGNKRLDAAYRSLNGKGPLYLLFSVNGSGHFCGVAEMKSVVDYNAYAGVWSQDKWKGKFDVKWIFVKDVPNNQLRHIRLENNDNKPVTNSRDTQEVPLEKAKQVLKIIATFKHTTSIFDDFAHYEKRQEEEEAMRRERNRNKQ
- the YTHDF3 gene encoding YTH domain-containing family protein 3 isoform X2, which codes for MSATSVDQRPKGQGNKVSVQNGSIHQKDAVNDDDFEPYLSSQTNQSNSYPPMSDPYMPSYYAPSIGFPYSLSEAAWSTAGDPPMPYLTTYGQMSNGEHHYIPDGVFSQPGALGNTPPFLGQHGFNFFPGNADFSTWGTSGSQGQSTQSSAYSSSYGYPPSSLGRAIADGQAGFGSDTLSKVPGISSIEQGMAGLKIGGDMTAAVTKTVGSALSSTGMTSIAANSVPPVSSSAPKPTSWAAIARKPAKPQPKLKPKGNVGIGGPAVPPPPIKHNMNIGTWDDKGSVVKAPPSQPILPPQTIIQQPQPLIQPPPLVQSQLPQQQSQPPQPQQQQGPQQQAQPHQLQQQQQLQNRWVAPRNRGVGFSQNNGGAGSENFGLGVVPVSSSPGVEVHPVLEKLKAINNYNPKDFDWNLKNGRVFIIKSYSEDDIHRSIKYSIWCSTEHGNKRLDAAYRSLNGKGPLYLLFSVNGSGHFCGVAEMKSVVDYNAYAGVWSQDKWKGKFDVKWIFVKDVPNNQLRHIRLENNDNKPVTNSRDTQEVPLEKAKQVLKIIATFKHTTSIFDDFAHYEKRQEEEEAMRRKPVPYNTELWVRWKINSNISVLVIDVYYSCNWKSQPRLEACFARYCTNIVREISCPGEFTLNRQDKVWKGKQAERWSELL
- the YTHDF3 gene encoding YTH domain-containing family protein 3 isoform X3, producing the protein MSATSVDQRPKGQGNKGKMVCSDTVLHCEIMPISVQNGSIHQKDAVNDDDFEPYLSSQTNQSNSYPPMSDPYMPSYYAPSIGFPYSLSEAAWSTAGDPPMPYLTTYGQMSNGEHHYIPDGVFSQPGALGNTPPFLGQHGFNFFPGNADFSTWGTSGSQGQSTQSSAYSSSYGYPPSSLGRAIADGQAGFGSDTLSKVPGISSIEQGMAGLKIGGDMTAAVTKTVGSALSSTGMTSIAANSVPPVSSSAPKPTSWAAIARKPAKPQPKLKPKGNVGIGGPAVPPPPIKHNMNIGTWDDKGSVVKAPPSQPILPPQTIIQQPQPLIQPPPLVQSQLPQQQSQPPQPQQQQGPQQQAQPHQLQQQQQLQNRWVAPRNRGVGFSQNNGGAGSENFGLGVVPVSSSPGVEVHPVLEKLKAINNYNPKDFDWNLKNGRVFIIKSYSEDDIHRSIKYSIWCSTEHGNKRLDAAYRSLNGKGPLYLLFSVNGSGHFCGVAEMKSVVDYNAYAGVWSQDKWKGKFDVKWIFVKDVPNNQLRHIRLENNDNKPVTNSRDTQEVPLEKAKQVLKIIATFKHTTSIFDDFAHYEKRQEEEEAMRRKPVPYNTELWVRWKINSNISVLVIDVYYSCNWKSQPRLEACFARFLNLNTSQL
- the YTHDF3 gene encoding YTH domain-containing family protein 3 isoform X1; the protein is MSATSVDQRPKGQGNKGKMVCSDTVLHCEIMPISVQNGSIHQKDAVNDDDFEPYLSSQTNQSNSYPPMSDPYMPSYYAPSIGFPYSLSEAAWSTAGDPPMPYLTTYGQMSNGEHHYIPDGVFSQPGALGNTPPFLGQHGFNFFPGNADFSTWGTSGSQGQSTQSSAYSSSYGYPPSSLGRAIADGQAGFGSDTLSKVPGISSIEQGMAGLKIGGDMTAAVTKTVGSALSSTGMTSIAANSVPPVSSSAPKPTSWAAIARKPAKPQPKLKPKGNVGIGGPAVPPPPIKHNMNIGTWDDKGSVVKAPPSQPILPPQTIIQQPQPLIQPPPLVQSQLPQQQSQPPQPQQQQGPQQQAQPHQLQQQQQLQNRWVAPRNRGVGFSQNNGGAGSENFGLGVVPVSSSPGVEVHPVLEKLKAINNYNPKDFDWNLKNGRVFIIKSYSEDDIHRSIKYSIWCSTEHGNKRLDAAYRSLNGKGPLYLLFSVNGSGHFCGVAEMKSVVDYNAYAGVWSQDKWKGKFDVKWIFVKDVPNNQLRHIRLENNDNKPVTNSRDTQEVPLEKAKQVLKIIATFKHTTSIFDDFAHYEKRQEEEEAMRRKPVPYNTELWVRWKINSNISVLVIDVYYSCNWKSQPRLEACFARYCTNIVREISCPGEFTLNRQDKVWKGKQAERWSELL